One window from the genome of Oryza glaberrima chromosome 3, OglaRS2, whole genome shotgun sequence encodes:
- the LOC127765418 gene encoding mitochondrial fission 1 protein A-like — translation MDSHVGKFFDSVGSIFRGSDTLPWCDRDIIAGCENEVAEAANEEQKNESLMRLSWALVHSRQPEDVNRGIGMLQASLDRSTSPLQTREKLYLLAVGHYRTGDYTRSRQLLERCLEIQPDWRQALTLQRLVEDKTRRDGMIGMAIVTGAFGLVGLVAGGIIAAASSSSSSSRKK, via the exons ATGGATTCGCACGTAGGCAAGTTCTTCGATTCGGTGGGCTCGATCTTCCGCGGCAGCGACACCCTCCCCTGGTGCGACCGCGACATCATCGCT GGTTGTGAGAACGAGGTTGCGGAGGCTGCGAATGAAGAACAGAAGAATGAGAGCCTTATGAGGCTTTCGTGGGCGCTTGTTCACTCCAGACAGCCTGAGGATGTGAACCGCGGCATTGGAATGCTTCAAG CTTCTTTGGACAGGTCTACCAGTCCACTGCAGACAAGGGAGAAGCTCTACTTACTGGCTGTTGGACACTACAGAACTGGTGATTATACAAGGAGTCGGCAGCTTTTGGAAAGATGCTTAGAG ATTCAACCTGACTGGAGGCAAGCTCTCACTTTACAAAGGCTTGTTGAGGACAAAACCAGAAGAG ACGGTATGATTGGCATGGCTATTGTCACTGGTGCCTTCGGACTTGTGGGACTTGTTGCTGGTGGAATCATCGCTGCCgcttcttcttcatcctcatcatctAGGAAGAAATGA
- the LOC127768622 gene encoding glycine-rich cell wall structural protein-like has product MAPASTTATATSAAAAARAICVLLLLLVAVVVVAGQAPEPEGDDQAAAIDQAGGGGGGGNNNNGTGRARDGGGDRDRGADGGGGGRSKLASSIDCQICEATCRVKCLVNSLFQWGGCYQRCRSDNCNDWCTRG; this is encoded by the coding sequence atggcgccggcatcgacgacggcgacggcgacgtctgccgcggccgccgccagaGCCATctgcgtgctgctgctgctgctggtagcGGTCGTCGTGGTGGCGGGGCAGGCGCCAGAGCCGGAGGGCGACGATCAGGCCGCGGCGATCGACcaggcgggtggcggcggcggcggcggcaacaacaacaacggcaCCGGGCGCGcgagggacggcggcggcgaccgcgaccGTGGCgcagacggaggcggaggcgggcggaGCAAGCTGGCGAGCAGCATCGACTGCCAGATCTGCGAGGCGACGTGCCGGGTGAAGTGCCTCGTCAACAGCCTCTTCCAGTGGGGCGGATGCTACCAGCGCTGCAGGTCCGACAACTGCAACGACTGGTGCACCAGAGGCTAA
- the LOC127768303 gene encoding uncharacterized protein LOC127768303: protein MADDDGYRRQQRRRRRRLVQRMVACFGMLSRRRRTARLVLWGGEARAARHGKMAGQVMLDFTDSVVCRADGFCIGRPAPVLAIEDRLVAGRTYLVLPVDRLPQGYDAVTAASLAALSYDRGGAGAGAAGATSIAGGAKSPFEYVKGDDGRTVIKVTPEFIVRSITSSRPIGACAAAGDEEVEGGGGGGGAPLCSTPELRKHYEQLVGAARCRAWSPRLETIKERKGARRIVVAAVSPGRLSPVAARLLGLDRGAS from the coding sequence ATGGCCGATGATGATGGCTACCGgcgccagcagcggcggcggcggcggcggctggtgcagAGGATGGTGGCGTGCTTCGGGATgttgtcgcggcggcggcggacggcgaggcTGGTGCTGTGGGGAggcgaggcgcgggcggcgaggcacGGGAAGATGGCCGGGCAGGTGATGCTCGACTTCACGGACAGCGTCGTGTGCCGCGCCGACGGGTTCTGCATCGGCCGCCCGGCGCCGGTGCTGGCGATCGAGGACCGCCTCGTCGCCGGGAGGACCTACCTCGTGCTCCCCGTCGACCGCCTCCCGCAGGGCTACGACGCCGTCACGGCCGCCTCGCTGGCCGCGCTCTCCTACGacaggggcggcgccggcgccggcgccgccggggcgacgtccatcgccggcggcgccaagaGCCCCTTCGAGTACGTCAAGGGCGACGACGGCCGGACGGTCATCAAGGTCACGCCGGAGTTCATCGTGAGATCCATCACCTCCTCGAGACCAATaggcgcctgcgccgccgccggcgacgaggaggtggagggcggcggcggcggcggcggggcgccgcTGTGCAGCACGCCGGAGCTGAGGAAGCACTACGAGCAGCTGGTGGGCGCGGCGAGGTGCCGCGCGTGGTCGCCGAGGCTGGAGACGATCAAGGAGCGCAAGGGCGCCAGGAGGATcgtcgtggcggcggtgagCCCCGGGCGGctgtcgccggtggcggcgaggctgctCGGCCTGGACCGAGGAGCAAGCTAG
- the LOC127765935 gene encoding uncharacterized protein LOC127765935, translating to MAAAATATLRSATAAAAAAARARKDGGLRWLGTAAEAEREGGAGARWELSAAREYYDYRKSVYGDVTHRALLVDAVGTLVVPAQPTAKVYKSIGEKYGVKYSEDEILARYRRAYEQPWGGSRLRYVDDGRPFWQHIVTSSTGCSDLQYFEELYQYYMTEKAWKLCDPDAENVFKALRKAGVKTAVVSNFDTRLRPLLHVLKCDHWFDAVAVSAEVAAEKPNPTIFLKACESLGIKPEEAVHVGDDRRNDIWGARDAGCDAWLWGSDVHSFKEVAERIGVEVAK from the exons atggcggcggcggcgacggcgacgctgcGGTCCGCGactgccgcggccgcggccgccgcgaggGCGCGCAAGGATGGCGGGCTGCGGTGGctggggacggcggcggaggcggagagggagggcggGGCCGGGGCGAGGTGGGAGCTCTCGGCGGCGCGGGAGTACTACGACTACCGCAAGTCCGTCTACGGCGACGTCACCCACCGCGCcctcctcgtcgacgccgtcggcaCCCTCGTCGTCCCCGCGCAGCCCACCGCTAAG GTGTATAAGAGCATTGGTGAGAAGTATGGAGTGAAGTACTCCGAAGATGAGATCCTTGCGAGATACCGGCGTGCGTATGAGCAACCGTGGGGCGGATCACGGCTCAG GTATGTGGATGATGGTAGACCCTTTTGGCAGCATATAGTCACTTCTTCTACTGGCTGTTCAGATTTGCAGTACTTTGAGGAACTATATCAGTACTATATGACAGAGAAG GCTTGGAAGCTTTGTGATCCTGATGCTGAAAACGTATTTAAAGCTTTAAGAAAGGCAGGTGTCAAAACTGCTGTTGTCTCCAATTTTGATACCCGTCTACGGCCTCTGTTACATGTTCTGAAGTGTGATCACTGGTTTGATGCGGTTGCGGTCTCTGCTGAG GTTGCTGCAGAAAAGCCAAACCCAACAATATTTCTGAAGGCATGTGAGTCTTTAGGTATCAAACCTGAAGAGGCCGTGCATGTCGGCGATGATCGTAGAAATGATATATGGGGAGCTAGAGATGCAGGCTGCGATGCCTGGCTATGGGGAAGTGATGTTCACTCTTTCAAGGAG GTTGCAGAGAGGATCGGGGTTGAGGTGGCCAAGTGA